A genomic window from Inediibacterium massiliense includes:
- a CDS encoding recombinase family protein encodes MRCAVYVRVSTDMDIQKSSLAHQKNFFEKYTKQREWKMYKIYEDIESGKSIKNREGLKNLIEDSKKKEFDIVLTKSISRFARNTLEGLTMIRDLKSRNIRFITIEDGFDSEEYDEFMFTLLLSMAQKESEKIGERIRFGKLCRAKKGCYNGSHPPYGYMKHENQMIPSEDVSTYVVQKIFSMYLGGNGFYKIAKELNDKGYPTPSQIANKKNSSLIWHQSTIRNILSNSFYVGDLVQNKGKINSIYSQDHMIKIQNTHQGIIDRVTFEEVQKKIKENGKNKGSKGVYLFSNLLICGECKSSMHFKKDKEAYLCGKVNKMGKKYCQGAYVHEKDLEHIVRTSLQGMITNHIKKEEGIILEIVEGIKKEEKNKKIDHIEKSIKKLKNKKNRLLDLLIENLIDEQVYQEKFHRIQEQEELLQENKRGIEEKFKKDILEWKEYIYDLLRFKNLDRMTLCKFIKRIEVFHDKKIVIEYDFENSSKITCP; translated from the coding sequence TTGAGATGTGCTGTATATGTAAGAGTTTCTACAGATATGGATATACAAAAGAGTAGTCTTGCACATCAGAAAAATTTTTTTGAAAAATATACAAAACAAAGAGAATGGAAAATGTACAAAATTTATGAAGATATTGAAAGTGGGAAAAGTATAAAAAATAGAGAAGGATTAAAAAATTTGATAGAAGACAGTAAAAAAAAAGAATTTGATATTGTCCTTACAAAATCCATATCAAGATTTGCTCGAAATACTTTGGAAGGACTTACCATGATTCGGGATTTAAAATCTAGAAATATAAGATTCATAACTATAGAAGATGGATTTGATTCAGAAGAATACGATGAATTTATGTTTACTTTGCTTTTATCCATGGCACAAAAGGAATCTGAAAAAATAGGGGAGCGTATTCGATTTGGGAAATTATGCAGGGCAAAAAAAGGGTGCTATAATGGGAGTCATCCACCTTATGGGTATATGAAACATGAGAATCAAATGATTCCATCAGAAGATGTATCTACTTATGTAGTACAAAAGATATTTTCTATGTATTTAGGCGGAAATGGATTTTATAAAATTGCAAAAGAATTAAATGACAAAGGATATCCTACACCTAGTCAAATAGCTAATAAGAAAAACAGCAGCTTGATATGGCATCAAAGTACCATTCGAAATATTTTATCCAATTCTTTCTATGTGGGAGATTTGGTTCAAAATAAGGGGAAAATAAATTCTATATATAGTCAAGATCATATGATAAAGATACAAAATACACATCAAGGAATTATTGATCGAGTAACATTTGAAGAAGTACAAAAAAAAATAAAAGAAAATGGGAAGAACAAGGGTTCAAAAGGAGTATATCTTTTTTCAAATTTATTAATTTGTGGAGAATGTAAAAGTTCAATGCACTTTAAGAAAGATAAGGAAGCTTATTTATGTGGGAAAGTAAATAAAATGGGAAAAAAATATTGCCAAGGAGCTTATGTACATGAAAAAGATTTGGAACATATAGTTAGAACATCTTTACAAGGAATGATTACAAATCATATAAAAAAAGAAGAGGGTATCATACTGGAGATTGTAGAGGGAATAAAAAAAGAAGAAAAAAATAAAAAAATAGATCATATAGAAAAATCTATAAAAAAACTTAAAAATAAAAAAAATAGATTGTTAGATCTTTTGATAGAAAATTTGATCGATGAACAGGTTTATCAAGAAAAGTTTCATAGGATACAAGAACAGGAAGAATTATTACAGGAAAATAAAAGAGGAATAGAAGAAAAATTTAAAAAGGATATACTGGAATGGAAAGAGTATATATATGATTTATTAAGATTTAAAAACTTAGATAGAATGACTCTTTGCAAATTTATAAAAAGAATAGAAGTTTTTCATGATAAAAAAATAGTCATAGAATATGATTTCGAAAATTCTTCTAAGATAACATGTCCTTAA
- a CDS encoding ArsR/SmtB family transcription factor — MSGINENSLDVNVLKAIADEIRIDILYLLKEEEMNVNDLSEQFDISRPTVSHHLQILKRANLVYARKEGKEIYYSINIYAITSLAESLLKFISI, encoded by the coding sequence ATGTCTGGAATCAATGAAAATAGTTTAGACGTTAATGTACTCAAGGCTATTGCAGATGAAATCCGTATAGATATTTTATATCTTCTTAAAGAAGAAGAAATGAATGTAAATGATCTTTCTGAACAATTTGATATTTCAAGGCCAACTGTTTCACATCATTTGCAGATTTTAAAACGAGCTAATCTTGTTTACGCTCGTAAAGAAGGAAAAGAAATTTATTATTCAATTAATATCTACGCGATTACATCTTTAGCAGAGAGTTTATTGAAATTTATTTCAATTTAA
- a CDS encoding YkgJ family cysteine cluster protein, which produces MKLNHKHIEKSIKFAQKSDYFDRLNKIYNTIPTGRCLGCTNCCMESVSTHFVEFLNIIHYLTNRSKLYKEILPNVVKYYFLEMVDKTHCPFLDESGKCVIYPVRPLVCRVFGHLTKEEYEEGYKRVLSENIGNMKMFKNQYGIFIPEEVAYYKIDYCTDFEVCKRMTKQQRQTMIDSIFTMESSFFMRGLITEDFLDLGLVSWFAYIIWDKEEAGKLKIQVMQEYVKGENKTLSQILEKVCKDLNQF; this is translated from the coding sequence ATGAAACTTAATCATAAACATATAGAAAAATCTATTAAATTTGCTCAAAAATCTGATTATTTTGATCGATTAAATAAAATTTATAATACGATTCCTACGGGAAGGTGTTTAGGTTGTACAAATTGTTGTATGGAATCTGTATCTACCCATTTTGTAGAGTTTTTAAATATCATCCATTATTTAACGAATAGGTCTAAACTTTATAAAGAAATTCTGCCTAATGTTGTAAAATATTATTTTTTAGAGATGGTAGACAAGACCCATTGCCCTTTTTTAGATGAGTCTGGAAAATGTGTAATTTATCCTGTTAGACCTTTAGTTTGTAGGGTTTTTGGACACTTGACAAAAGAAGAATATGAAGAAGGATATAAGAGAGTATTAAGTGAAAACATTGGAAATATGAAAATGTTTAAAAATCAGTACGGTATTTTTATTCCAGAAGAAGTGGCTTATTATAAAATTGATTATTGCACAGACTTTGAAGTTTGCAAAAGAATGACAAAACAACAACGACAGACAATGATTGATAGTATTTTTACTATGGAATCTTCTTTTTTTATGAGAGGATTAATTACAGAGGATTTTTTAGATTTAGGGCTTGTATCTTGGTTTGCATATATCATATGGGATAAAGAAGAGGCAGGAAAATTAAAAATTCAAGTAATGCAAGAATATGTGAAAGGAGAAAATAAAACTTTATCTCAAATTTTAGAAAAAGTGTGCAAAGATCTAAATCAATTTTAG
- a CDS encoding amidohydrolase family protein, with protein sequence MNTIKIINGKIPDFNQRKFVQQDIFIQEGKITEIGKIYREAQKVIDAQNRIVSPGFIDIHMHEENLMAENYNYDIANYMLNMGVTTCAGGNCGLSMTPLIDFISFVEKTGAPTNYIMFTGYNNLREEAGYNDRYASIDSYAMGKIQKLIERDIQAGAVGMSFGIEYSPGISFEEIITASHAIPNTDYLLSAHYRYDEVRSKESIEEMIEIANQTKIPFQISHLGSAAAFGFMDDCLDTIRKARNEHIDIMADCYPYDAFCTQIGSAVFDEGCLERWHRNYNDLLLTQPPYKNQRCTKEIFEDARKNYPNILTVAFAMDEEEVIKALKEPFIMIASDGIYTNGQGHPRGAGTFPRVLGHFVREKNAIELLDALEKMTKIPAQRLKLFQKGEIKEGMDADITIFDDQTIIDQASFDKPNLKPQGIDYVLINGKIAIENGIIIHNANGKIIKKVL encoded by the coding sequence ATGAATACAATTAAAATTATTAATGGAAAAATTCCTGACTTTAATCAAAGAAAATTTGTGCAACAAGATATTTTTATCCAGGAAGGAAAAATCACGGAAATAGGTAAAATTTACAGAGAAGCTCAAAAAGTTATTGATGCGCAAAATAGAATTGTTTCACCAGGCTTTATAGATATACATATGCATGAAGAAAACTTAATGGCAGAAAATTATAACTATGATATTGCAAACTACATGTTAAATATGGGGGTTACTACCTGTGCAGGCGGTAATTGCGGATTGTCTATGACACCGTTGATAGACTTTATATCTTTTGTAGAAAAAACAGGCGCTCCCACTAATTATATTATGTTTACAGGTTACAATAACTTAAGAGAGGAAGCCGGATATAACGATCGTTATGCTTCGATTGATTCATATGCTATGGGAAAAATTCAAAAATTAATTGAGAGAGATATTCAAGCGGGAGCAGTAGGAATGAGTTTTGGCATTGAGTATTCTCCTGGTATTTCATTTGAAGAAATAATAACAGCATCCCATGCTATTCCAAACACTGATTATCTGTTGAGCGCTCATTATCGCTATGATGAAGTACGATCTAAAGAATCTATTGAGGAAATGATTGAAATTGCAAATCAGACAAAAATACCCTTTCAAATTTCACATTTAGGAAGTGCTGCAGCATTTGGATTTATGGATGATTGTTTGGATACTATTCGAAAAGCACGCAATGAACATATTGATATTATGGCAGATTGCTATCCTTATGATGCTTTTTGTACACAAATTGGTTCAGCTGTATTTGATGAGGGATGTCTAGAACGTTGGCATAGAAATTATAATGACTTACTTTTAACACAGCCTCCTTATAAAAATCAACGTTGTACAAAAGAAATATTTGAAGATGCTAGAAAAAATTATCCAAATATACTTACAGTTGCATTTGCCATGGATGAAGAAGAGGTTATTAAAGCTTTGAAAGAACCTTTCATTATGATTGCATCTGATGGAATTTATACAAACGGTCAGGGCCACCCAAGAGGAGCAGGTACATTTCCAAGAGTACTTGGTCACTTTGTGAGAGAAAAAAATGCTATAGAATTACTGGATGCTTTAGAAAAAATGACAAAAATACCTGCTCAAAGATTAAAATTATTTCAAAAGGGAGAAATCAAAGAAGGTATGGATGCAGATATTACTATTTTTGATGATCAAACAATTATAGATCAAGCCTCTTTTGACAAACCTAATTTAAAGCCACAAGGCATTGATTATGTTTTAATCAATGGAAAAATAGCTATAGAAAACGGTATAATTATCCATAATGCAAATGGGAAAATTATCAAAAAAGTTTTATAA
- a CDS encoding efflux RND transporter permease subunit, whose product MIKWSVKHRSIVMLICFFVFITGVFIYGDMERQENPNVVSPDAMVKCIYPGASPEDVEKLIIKPLETKINEISEIKKLESFSMDSVGVIRVSLIDLSDEKINEVWDELKDDVDQVKKDLPAEAWEPEVETDFTETYGLLMVLTGENYTYKDLKSMAEELKDQLEEDPDVKAVDLDGEIDEEVHINVDMAKLKQYKIAPSTIGKLIKAHNVNIPGGNLEIGAIKVPVQTSGEYESVEELKNTVVGISETGNPIYLKNVAEVVKKEEKKEIFVNYNNEKAIAIGVKYAEGKNMVKTSKRLHKIIDEFKGELYEGMELTNFTDQAEYVDNAIKLFEDNLISAIWLVVLVVLLAMGSRSALVVSSSIPLIIMSVFVYMKLQHMQLHQVSIASLIISLSLLVANGIVANDSMYLYMQRGFDRETSCIKGVKEVQIAILTSTLTSIASFLPLAMMQGVAGKFVKSLPILVSVALFSSYITSLTMVPALGYTFLKVKGEGKKNIFQRTLERFIPIDKLSTNLLEQYKKSLAIGLKKPKLILLVAIGALIGSLTIIPSLGVQLFPPVERDQYVIDVDVQEGSTSERTGEIVQKIGKILLEDKSVDSFMSKVGEGPLKYYITFIPNKVSTDKAQIIVNGKQKDMARIQKTLDEKITGARINVKKLEIAMPVDFPVQVRISGEDIPKLKEIAHDIKDQVDTIEGSKNVQDTFGLDSYKLSVNVNEEKANLVGLSNYDIAGTVRMAINGMEITKLKQENIDDDDLSVVMKIPDENKHNKDVLEDLFFTSTITGENIPIQHIGKIKNEFALNKIIRRDTKRTITVGMFVKDGYNIESVEKEVMKRLKNYELPKGYSMEIGGASEERNDAFTSMKVPSVIAVAIIYLILVMQFGDLREPFIIMGTIPLSFIGIIWGLKITGYPIGFMALLGAISLMGVVVNNGIVLLDYIKLVKNDYENLSEAIVEACATRIRPIMIGMITTVISLIPLGRSGGLLWAPMAYSIIFGMLVSSVLTLYVIPVAYLLMEREESIMKKLVSFMQSK is encoded by the coding sequence ATGATAAAATGGAGCGTAAAGCATAGAAGTATTGTAATGCTTATCTGTTTTTTTGTCTTCATTACAGGAGTGTTTATCTATGGAGACATGGAAAGGCAAGAAAATCCTAATGTAGTTTCTCCTGATGCTATGGTCAAATGTATTTATCCAGGAGCTAGCCCTGAAGATGTAGAAAAGCTTATCATCAAACCCCTTGAAACGAAGATTAATGAAATATCTGAAATCAAAAAGCTTGAAAGTTTTTCAATGGATAGTGTAGGAGTCATAAGAGTAAGCTTAATAGATTTAAGTGATGAAAAAATCAACGAGGTTTGGGATGAATTAAAAGATGATGTAGATCAAGTCAAAAAAGACTTGCCAGCAGAGGCATGGGAGCCTGAAGTAGAAACAGATTTTACAGAGACATATGGTCTTTTGATGGTATTAACTGGAGAGAATTATACTTATAAAGATTTGAAATCAATGGCAGAAGAATTAAAGGATCAATTAGAAGAAGATCCGGATGTCAAGGCAGTAGATTTAGATGGAGAAATCGATGAAGAAGTTCATATCAATGTAGATATGGCAAAATTGAAACAATATAAAATTGCTCCAAGTACGATTGGAAAATTAATCAAAGCACATAATGTAAATATTCCCGGAGGAAATTTAGAGATAGGAGCTATTAAAGTGCCTGTTCAAACTTCTGGAGAATATGAAAGTGTAGAAGAACTTAAAAATACAGTTGTAGGAATTTCTGAAACTGGAAATCCAATTTATCTTAAAAATGTAGCAGAAGTTGTTAAAAAAGAAGAAAAAAAAGAGATATTTGTAAATTATAATAATGAAAAAGCTATTGCTATAGGTGTAAAATATGCTGAAGGCAAGAATATGGTAAAAACAAGTAAGAGACTACATAAAATTATTGATGAGTTTAAGGGAGAACTCTACGAAGGAATGGAGCTTACTAATTTTACTGATCAAGCAGAATATGTAGATAATGCCATTAAACTATTTGAAGATAATCTTATTTCTGCTATTTGGCTAGTTGTATTGGTAGTGCTTCTTGCAATGGGATCTAGAAGTGCTCTTGTAGTATCTAGTTCTATTCCACTAATTATTATGAGTGTTTTTGTATATATGAAGCTTCAACATATGCAGCTCCACCAAGTATCCATTGCATCCTTGATTATTTCTTTGAGTTTATTAGTTGCAAATGGAATTGTAGCCAATGATAGTATGTATCTTTATATGCAAAGGGGATTTGATAGAGAGACATCTTGTATAAAAGGTGTAAAAGAAGTACAAATTGCTATTTTGACTTCAACCCTTACAAGTATTGCATCCTTCTTGCCACTGGCTATGATGCAAGGAGTAGCAGGAAAATTTGTAAAAAGTCTTCCTATTTTAGTATCTGTTGCATTGTTTAGTTCATATATTACTTCCCTTACAATGGTTCCAGCTTTAGGATATACTTTCTTAAAAGTTAAGGGAGAGGGAAAGAAAAATATATTCCAAAGAACTCTTGAAAGGTTCATTCCTATTGATAAGTTATCTACAAATTTACTGGAACAATATAAAAAAAGTCTTGCTATTGGACTTAAGAAACCTAAATTGATTTTATTAGTCGCCATAGGAGCGCTTATAGGAAGTTTAACAATTATTCCGAGTCTTGGTGTTCAATTGTTCCCACCAGTAGAGAGAGATCAATATGTTATTGATGTAGATGTACAAGAAGGAAGTACTTCAGAGAGAACAGGAGAGATTGTACAGAAGATAGGAAAAATTCTTTTAGAAGATAAGTCGGTAGATTCTTTTATGAGTAAAGTAGGAGAAGGACCTTTAAAATATTATATTACTTTTATTCCAAACAAAGTTTCTACAGATAAAGCACAAATTATTGTAAATGGAAAACAAAAGGATATGGCACGTATTCAAAAGACTTTAGATGAAAAAATAACAGGGGCAAGAATCAATGTCAAAAAACTTGAAATTGCCATGCCAGTAGATTTCCCAGTACAAGTAAGAATTTCTGGTGAAGATATTCCAAAACTTAAAGAAATTGCACATGATATCAAAGATCAAGTAGATACTATAGAAGGTAGTAAAAATGTTCAAGATACTTTTGGATTAGATTCTTATAAATTATCTGTTAATGTAAATGAAGAAAAAGCAAATCTTGTAGGTCTTAGTAATTATGATATTGCAGGAACTGTAAGAATGGCCATTAATGGAATGGAAATTACTAAATTAAAACAAGAAAATATTGATGATGATGATTTATCAGTAGTTATGAAAATTCCAGATGAAAATAAGCACAATAAAGATGTTTTAGAGGATTTATTTTTTACATCTACAATTACTGGAGAAAATATTCCAATACAACATATAGGAAAAATAAAAAATGAATTTGCCCTTAATAAGATTATACGAAGAGATACAAAAAGAACTATTACAGTGGGAATGTTTGTAAAGGATGGATATAATATAGAATCTGTAGAGAAGGAAGTAATGAAGAGACTAAAAAATTATGAACTTCCCAAAGGATATAGTATGGAAATTGGAGGAGCAAGTGAAGAAAGAAATGATGCATTTACATCTATGAAAGTACCATCAGTGATTGCAGTAGCGATTATTTACTTAATTTTGGTGATGCAATTTGGAGATTTAAGAGAACCATTTATTATTATGGGTACCATTCCTCTATCTTTTATAGGGATCATATGGGGACTTAAAATTACAGGATACCCTATTGGATTTATGGCCCTATTGGGAGCTATTAGTTTGATGGGGGTAGTAGTAAACAATGGGATTGTATTATTAGATTATATTAAGCTTGTAAAAAATGATTATGAAAATTTATCAGAGGCTATTGTAGAAGCATGTGCTACAAGAATTAGACCTATTATGATTGGAATGATTACTACTGTAATTTCCTTGATTCCACTAGGTCGATCAGGAGGACTTTTATGGGCTCCAATGGCATATTCTATTATATTTGGAATGCTGGTTTCATCTGTGCTTACATTATATGTGATTCCGGTAGCATACCTATTAATGGAAAGAGAAGAATCAATAATGAAAAAGTTAGTATCTTTTATGCAATCTAAATAA
- a CDS encoding acetyl-CoA C-acetyltransferase — protein MREVVIASAVRTAVGSYGGSLKDFKPADLGAIVIKEALNRAKVAPEQVSEVLFGCVLQAGQGQGVARQSAVKAGIPVEIPATTINIICGSGLKSVALAAQTIAAGDNDIVIAGGTEVMSNAPYVVEKARWGHRMGDAKFVDEMIKDGLWDAFNNYHMGITAENIAEQYGITREEQDEFSARSQNRAEKARKEGRFKDEIVPVEIKKKKETIIFDQDEFIREGVTAESIGKLRPAFKKDGTVTAGNASGINDGAAAFVIMSKEKADELGIKPLATIVSNATAGVDPSVMGLGPIPSSRKALEKAGLKIEDIDLVEANEAFAAQSIAVARDLNLDMEKVNVNGGAIAIGHPIGASGGRILVTLLHEMEKRDAKRGLATLCIGGGMGTALVVERK, from the coding sequence ATGAGAGAAGTAGTTATTGCAAGTGCAGTAAGAACAGCTGTAGGAAGTTACGGAGGGTCTTTAAAAGACTTTAAACCGGCTGATTTAGGAGCTATCGTAATTAAAGAAGCTTTAAACAGAGCAAAGGTTGCACCAGAGCAAGTAAGTGAAGTTTTATTTGGTTGTGTACTACAAGCAGGACAAGGGCAAGGGGTTGCTAGACAATCTGCTGTAAAAGCAGGTATTCCTGTAGAAATTCCAGCAACAACTATAAACATCATTTGCGGTTCTGGATTAAAATCAGTAGCATTAGCTGCTCAAACTATTGCAGCAGGAGACAATGATATTGTTATCGCTGGAGGAACAGAAGTAATGAGTAATGCTCCATATGTAGTTGAAAAAGCAAGATGGGGACATAGAATGGGAGATGCAAAGTTCGTTGATGAAATGATCAAAGATGGACTATGGGATGCATTTAACAATTATCATATGGGTATTACAGCAGAAAATATTGCTGAGCAATATGGAATTACTAGAGAAGAACAAGATGAATTTTCAGCTAGAAGCCAAAACAGAGCAGAAAAAGCAAGAAAAGAAGGAAGATTTAAAGATGAAATCGTTCCTGTTGAAATCAAAAAGAAAAAAGAAACAATCATATTTGATCAAGATGAATTCATCAGAGAAGGCGTAACAGCAGAATCTATTGGAAAATTAAGACCAGCTTTCAAAAAAGATGGTACTGTAACAGCAGGAAATGCATCTGGAATCAATGATGGTGCAGCAGCATTTGTAATCATGTCAAAAGAAAAAGCTGATGAACTTGGAATCAAACCATTAGCTACAATTGTATCTAATGCAACTGCAGGTGTAGATCCATCTGTAATGGGATTAGGACCTATTCCATCTAGTAGAAAAGCTTTAGAAAAAGCAGGTCTTAAAATTGAAGATATCGACTTAGTAGAAGCAAATGAAGCATTTGCAGCACAATCTATTGCAGTAGCAAGAGATTTAAATCTTGATATGGAAAAAGTAAATGTAAATGGTGGAGCGATTGCTATCGGACATCCAATTGGAGCAAGTGGCGGAAGAATTTTAGTTACATTACTTCATGAAATGGAAAAAAGAGATGCAAAACGTGGTTTAGCAACACTATGCATCGGTGGAGGAATGGGAACAGCTCTAGTCGTAGAAAGAAAATAA
- a CDS encoding YfcC family protein — protein sequence MLAKTKKKNFQVPHVYIILLGVIFIFSLLTYIIPAGEYARVEAPDGRMVVDASSFNYIKQSPVNIWSALQSIPKGLSQGSSIIFFIFIVGGAFGLVSETGAINAAIARLSRRMNGRERALIPVIMFVFSLGGSIFGMAEETLPFIPMGITLAMALGFDSLTGAGMVLVGASAGFAGAFMNPFTIGVAQGIAGLPIFSGMSYRIFVCFAFLVLNISFIYLYAGKIKKDPTKSLMYDVDKKRENTFDFNQLPEFTIHHKLVLWTVLVTIVLLIFGVIHYGWYITQIGALFLGMSMVVSLVYGYTFNEYAQNLVKGMSELTSGALVVGFATGILVVLDEGHILDPILFSISHSLAGVPPTFTALGMYLFQCLLNFIVPSGSGQAAISMPIMAPLADLSGVSRQTAVLAYQLGDGISNIFTPTSGYFMAGLALAKISWDKWAKWILPLILLEYLLGGILITIAHMINFGPF from the coding sequence ATGTTAGCTAAAACAAAAAAGAAAAATTTTCAGGTGCCACATGTCTATATTATCTTGTTAGGTGTGATTTTTATCTTCTCATTATTAACTTATATAATTCCTGCTGGTGAGTACGCTCGAGTAGAAGCACCCGATGGCAGAATGGTAGTTGATGCATCCAGCTTTAATTACATTAAACAATCACCTGTTAATATATGGAGTGCTCTGCAAAGTATTCCAAAAGGATTGAGTCAAGGATCTTCTATTATTTTCTTTATTTTTATTGTAGGTGGTGCTTTTGGATTGGTTTCTGAAACAGGAGCTATCAACGCTGCTATTGCACGATTATCAAGGAGAATGAATGGACGAGAACGCGCCTTAATCCCTGTTATTATGTTCGTGTTTTCATTGGGAGGATCCATCTTCGGTATGGCAGAAGAAACATTACCTTTTATCCCAATGGGAATCACGTTAGCAATGGCCCTTGGATTTGACTCCTTGACTGGAGCTGGTATGGTTTTAGTTGGGGCAAGTGCAGGATTTGCAGGTGCCTTTATGAATCCTTTTACAATCGGTGTAGCTCAAGGTATTGCAGGTCTACCTATCTTTTCTGGCATGTCCTATAGAATTTTTGTTTGTTTTGCTTTTTTAGTTCTCAATATTAGTTTCATTTATCTTTATGCCGGAAAAATAAAAAAAGATCCTACTAAAAGTTTAATGTACGATGTAGACAAAAAAAGAGAAAATACCTTTGATTTTAATCAATTACCTGAATTCACTATACATCATAAATTGGTTCTTTGGACAGTCCTTGTAACAATTGTATTATTAATTTTTGGAGTAATTCATTATGGTTGGTATATTACGCAAATAGGGGCATTATTCCTTGGCATGAGTATGGTAGTTAGTCTGGTTTATGGATATACCTTTAACGAGTATGCTCAAAATTTAGTTAAAGGAATGTCAGAATTAACAAGTGGAGCTTTAGTCGTTGGATTTGCAACTGGAATTTTAGTTGTATTAGACGAGGGACATATACTTGATCCTATCCTCTTTAGTATTAGCCATTCTCTAGCAGGTGTCCCTCCCACATTCACTGCATTAGGCATGTATCTTTTTCAATGTTTATTAAATTTTATCGTTCCTTCCGGTAGCGGACAGGCAGCCATCAGTATGCCTATTATGGCACCTCTAGCTGATTTATCTGGCGTATCAAGACAAACAGCTGTATTAGCCTATCAATTAGGAGATGGGATTTCTAATATCTTTACCCCTACATCAGGTTATTTTATGGCAGGTTTAGCATTAGCTAAAATTTCATGGGATAAATGGGCAAAATGGATTTTACCATTAATCTTATTAGAATATCTTTTAGGCGGAATACTTATAACAATTGCTCATATGATAAATTTTGGGCCATTCTAG
- a CDS encoding YfcC family protein, with protein MAIRRWKKSKTLDSYVLIFVILVILSGLSYIIPAGNYKRIADPLTQITYVQPGSYTQISKTPVSLFQLFRAIPQGMITGSNIIIFVFIVGGSFGIINATGIMKRSINALAQKYQGKESWIIPILMTVFAFFGTIFGTAEEFLPFCPIIIALFVALGMDKITGLAVVLIGGCVGFSSGVLNPFTTGIAQQIVELSLFSGISLRLATFVIFLLTSIMYVLHYANKIKQPNSMITNQNKYSLKKIDFATIAILISSIFFISYGVLVLQFDTIDVSTIFIIMSLAVGIANRLSSNQLVAEFVKGASSLVYGALIIGMAKAVFVVMEYGHISDTIIYYLSNILNDVNPVIGSVMMYVFHTIINLFLSSATGQASVTMPIMKNLADLSGITRQTAVLAFQFGDGLSNIIFPTSGYFMACLAISNIKWKEWLKWMMPLFIILSIEACLVLIFSTIIHYGPF; from the coding sequence ATGGCTATTCGTAGATGGAAAAAATCAAAAACGTTAGATTCATATGTTTTAATTTTTGTCATTTTAGTCATATTATCAGGGCTATCCTATATTATTCCAGCAGGAAATTATAAACGAATTGCTGATCCATTAACTCAGATTACCTATGTTCAACCTGGAAGTTATACTCAGATATCAAAGACTCCCGTATCTCTTTTTCAGTTATTTCGAGCCATACCACAAGGTATGATTACAGGATCAAATATTATTATTTTCGTTTTTATTGTTGGAGGAAGCTTTGGTATTATTAATGCAACAGGCATTATGAAGCGAAGTATTAATGCATTAGCTCAAAAATATCAGGGAAAAGAAAGCTGGATTATTCCTATTTTGATGACTGTATTTGCCTTCTTTGGGACAATCTTTGGAACAGCTGAAGAATTCTTACCATTTTGTCCAATTATTATAGCTCTATTTGTAGCCTTAGGTATGGATAAAATAACAGGTCTTGCCGTTGTTTTAATTGGTGGTTGTGTTGGATTTTCATCTGGTGTTTTAAATCCTTTTACAACAGGCATCGCTCAACAAATTGTTGAATTATCACTTTTTTCTGGAATCTCATTAAGGTTAGCAACATTTGTTATATTTTTATTGACCAGTATTATGTATGTTCTACATTATGCTAATAAAATCAAACAACCGAATTCAATGATAACAAATCAGAACAAATATAGTCTTAAAAAAATCGACTTTGCTACCATAGCCATATTAATCAGTAGTATTTTCTTTATTTCTTATGGTGTATTAGTACTACAATTTGATACAATTGATGTATCAACTATTTTTATCATAATGAGTTTAGCTGTAGGCATAGCCAATCGACTTAGTTCTAATCAACTCGTAGCCGAATTTGTTAAAGGAGCTTCATCGTTAGTTTATGGTGCTTTAATTATTGGAATGGCCAAGGCTGTATTTGTTGTAATGGAATATGGTCATATTTCAGATACAATTATTTACTATCTGTCTAATATTTTAAATGATGTTAATCCTGTAATTGGTTCTGTGATGATGTATGTTTTTCATACTATTATCAATTTATTTTTATCTTCGGCAACAGGACAAGCATCTGTTACAATGCCTATTATGAAAAATTTAGCCGATTTATCTGGGATTACAAGACAAACCGCTGTTCTTGCATTTCAATTTGGAGATGGCTTGTCTAATATTATTTTCCCAACATCTGGATACTTTATGGCCTGTTTAGCAATTAGTAATATTAAGTGGAAAGAATGGTTAAAATGGATGATGCCATTGTTCATTATATTAAGTATAGAAGCTTGTTTGGTTCTAATATTCTCAACAATTATTCACTATGGTCCATTTTAA